The window TGAGAACCTTCTCCTGCTCGGGGCTGGGCCTTCGGGCTTGGAAGTCGAACCGCTCAGGGCAATAGCCTTGCGGATCGAAGAGTGCACCGACATAGAGTGGATCCACGTTCCACAGGACCCCACCTGCGACATGGCCCCAAGGATCGATCGGGACGGACTGCGTCGGCAGTTGGGTGTGGTCCAGAGGGGCGTTGTATCTCGTCGGCCCCGCCCATGTTGGTGCTCCGCGGATGCCCTCCATCTGTTTGAGCATCCTGCGCGCGGCGTCCTTCGTGACATCCAGCGAGTGTTGGTTGGCGGCAAGCACGCACACCTTGGGGCCGGAGTCCTTCGTGCAGACGACGGCCACGTCCGTTGCTGCCTCGCCTTGGGCGCCAGCCGCCATGGCCGGTGCCACGCACGCGCCCCCGACAACCGCCCCCACGACTCCCAGTGTCAGTGCGCCTCGGCCCCGTCCAGGTCCGCGCTGCATCGACGAAAGCCCCCACGCCGCGAGAGCGCACGCGGTGAGCACGAGAGCACTCCATGCGACCGCGTCACGTTGGAAGACGGCGTACGTGTCCTCCCCCAAAGTGCCACTGCCCACCATCGCGTTCAGACCGTCGTTGCGATAAGCCGTCAGGCCGATCAGCAGATAGCCGAGCAATCCCGCCATCGGCGCCACCACCCGCCACCGCAGGAGCCGCCCGAGCGCGTAGCCGAAGGTGACGTACGCCAGCACGGTCGGCGCCATCGCGAGCACATACCAAGCCGCCGCGCTCGTGCCCCAGCCGCCGACGATCAGGATCGACGCGGCGGCGGTGCTCCAACCGAGAAGCACCCCTGCAAACACCGCGAGGGCCAACGCCGCGATCTCCGTTGAGGCGCGAGTCAGCGCCGCGGTCGGCATCGATTCCAGGGTTTCGGTGACGTCAGACCTGGCCGTACGCCCGCCCTGCCATGCGCCCAGGGTGAGCGCCACCGGGCCGATGACGATCGTGAGATCGCGCAGCAGCATGCCCAGGTCGTTCCAGCGAGTGCCCCACGAAGCCCCCTTGGACCAGAGCAGCACCGTCACGAGCAGCGTCAGCGCCGAGACTGCGAACACGCAGGTGCCATGTCTCAGTTCGCGACGGACCGCGCCTGCCCACCCTCTCATCGGATCGCCCGACTCGTACGCAGAGTTGCGGTGTAGCCGCGCTCGACCGCTGAGTCTCCTGCGGACTCAGAGTCGAGTCCGCGTGCGGCGAGCGCGTGCGGGTCGGTGCGCTCGACGACCCGGCCCTCGTCCATGATCGTCACGGTGTCGCAGGCGTGCGCGACGTCTTCGACCAGATGGGTCGAGACCACAACACACGTGTCGGAGCCGAGTTCACGAAGGAGTTCGCGGAATCCGACTCGTTGCTCGGGGTCGAGCCCCACTGTCGGCTCGTCGAGCAGCAGCAGTCGCGGATCGTTGACGATCGCCTGCGCCACGCCGACGCGGCGCTGCATGCCACCCGACAGTTTGCGCAACTTGGTGTCGGCGCGGTCGGCAAGGTCGACTCGAGACAACGCGCGGTCCGCCGCGAGCGGGATCTCGCTGCTGGGCATCCGGCGCAACCAGGCGACGTACTCGACGTACTCCCGAGCCGTGAAGCCCCGATAGAAGCCCAGGGTCTGGGGGAGGTAGCCGAGTTGCTCGCGCACCTTGCGTACGCCGGCCGCATCGGTGAAGGAATGCCCCAATACCTCGACTGTGCCGCCGTCATGGCGCAACGTGGTGGCGAGCACCCGGATCAAGGTGCTCTTGCCGGCCCCGTTGGGGCCGAGCAGTCCGTGTACGCCCGCAGCGAGGTCTAGGTCGACCTCGCGCAGCACCTCCGTACGCCCGAAGCTCACGCTGACTCCCTGCAGATCGATCATCTGGTGCTCCTCGGGATCGAGTTGACGCGATGTTGGATCACCCACGCGAGCAGCCCGGCGACGACGCAGGACCACAGCACCACCCCCGCGCCGGAAGGAGCCACCAGCCAGGTGCCGCCGTGCAGGGCGAAACGAGGGGTGAAGACTGCGATCACGGCCATGGACCACACGACGAAGAGGCCCTGTGCGGCTCGCTCCACTCCCGCCCAGGTGCCGAGAACGAGCGCCCCGAGGCTGAGGCCGAGTCCGGGCAGCAGCCAGACGACGAGTTGGCCAGGTGCCGCCCCGACGAGATGCAAAACCAAGATCCCGCACGGGATGCTCAAGGCGAGCACCGCTCCCGTACGAAGCAAGGCGATCTCGAGCCCGCCGCGAGGAGAAGCATCCGTGACCGCGTCGCGGTCGGCCGCTGCGTAGACGGTGGCGACGAGCGCGAGGGGGAGGAGGGGAGCCAGGCCGACCGCCCAGGGAGCCGATCCGCCTGGTCCGCTCCACGCGTCCGCGATCAGCAGCACCCCTATGCCGACGAAAAGGGTGCCGATCCAGGCCCACCACGGTCCGAGGACTCCCGCGACGATCGCGGAGATCGGCGTACGTGCGTAGGAGCGTTCTTGCAATGCCAGTGCCTCGCGGGCCGACGCCAGCGTGTTGCGGTCCTGGGCGGTCAACAGTCGGGTGAGGACCTGTCTGCATTCGACGCAGGTCGGCAGGTGCGTCTCGATGGACCAGGCAACCGCGTCCGTGGCGCCGCCCGTGGCGTACGCCTGAAGTGCGGCGGCATCTGCATGCCATTGTGCCGGTTGCGTCATGACTCCTCCTGCAGTCGGTTGGGGTGGGCCAGCCACTCGCGCAGTGAGCCGCGAGCGCGAGACACGCGCGACTTCACGGTGCCTTCGGCGACGCCGAGCAGTACGGCGGCATCACGAGTGCTCAGCCCGTCGATCACGGTGGCTTGGAGTGTGGCGATGAGTTCGGGGGAGAGGTTGTCGAGTGCCAGCGTCAGACGAGGATCGACCATTCCGGCCAGTGCCTCGTCCTCGCTGGACGCACTGGTGGCCTGTGGAGCGGAGTCGCTCGGCACTGCCCGGTTGGCGCTGCGGCGGTGGAGGTCGATCAGGCGACGAGACGCGATCGTCCAGAGCCAACCGCCGGCGTCTTCGCCCTTGAAGGATGCCGCGTTGCGCCAGGCAGCCAGGAACGTCTCCTGGAGCAGGTCGGCCGCGTCGTCGGGCGCGCGGCGCTTGAGCCGGAGCAACAGCGTCGAGGCGTGGCGCGACCACAACTCGTCGAACGCGCCCTCATCCCCGCGCGCGATGAGCCGCAGCAGGTCGCCGTCGCTCTGGTAGTCGCTCACATCGGGTCAATCGCACCACACCGCCCCCCGGTTCCGCCGAACTGTCGCGTCTGCTCCGCGAAAACACGCTGACCTGTCGCGTCTGCTTCGCGAAAACACGCTGACCTGTCGCATCTGCTTCGCGAAAACACGCTGACCTGTCGCATCTGCTTCGCGCACGGAGACTTTGACTCGTCCGGAGGGGAGCAGCAGGGTGACGTACATGAACTGGCTCGTCGCGGACGAACGTACGACCTTGCGAGCGCTAGTGGATGACCAGCGCAACGCGATCGCCGACCTCCTCGATGGACTTACCGAGGAAGAGGCCCGAGCATCCTTGGTGCCGTCGTTGACCACCGTGCTGGGTGTTGTGAAGCACGCAAGTTTCGTCGAGAACGTGTGGTTTGCTCATCGCATCGGAGGTTCAAGTCGTGAATCACTCGGACTCCCAGAGACGGTCGACGAGAGTTTCCTGTTGACTGCAGACGACACGATCGACTCCGTTCGCGCGCGGTTTCTCGCCACATGCGAAAGATCTCGCCAGATCGAGGCCCAGCGTTCGCTCGACGAGATCTTCGATTGGCGCGGGACGCCCGTGAGCCTGCGCTGGATCCAGGGACACATGGTGCGCGAACTGGCCCGGCATGCAGGTCATGGCGACATCCTGGTCGAGCAACTCAGGGCGAGACGCGCGACCTGACCGGAGCAGATGCGACAGGTCGACGCCATTGCGCGGAGCAGATGCGACAGGTCGACGCCATTGCGCGGAGCAGATGCGACAGGTCGACGCCATTGCGCGGAGCAGATGCGACAGGTCGAGGCCGTTCCGCGGAGCAGATGCGACAGGTCGAGGCCGTTCCGCGGAGCAGATGCGACAGGTCAGCGTACGGCGGCGGCTGCGGCGCTCAACGCCTCCACAGCGCCGAGCACTACGCGATCGATCAGTTCCTCGCACGACGGAAGGTCGTCCAGCAGGCCGACGACCTGGCCGCTCGCCAAGACTCCGGCCGACACGTCACCTTCGACGAGGCCCGCCTTGAGCATCATCGGCGTGTTGGCCGCCGCAGCGGTCTGCGCCAGCGAGCGCTCGCCCGAGCGAGCCAGGCGTACGCCGTCGCGCGCCAGTGCGCCCCATGACATGCCGGACGAGCGCTTGAACTCCAATGTCCGGCGCACCGTGGGCGCCACCCGGCGTACGACCGAGGTCTCCAACAGCGACTCGACGTACGGCGTGCGCAGCATCCGGTGCGGCATCCCGTCGGCCTTGTCGGTGACGACCGTGCCGTTGAGGTCGTACGACAGGTAGAGCCTCCTTGACCGCCTGCGGCACCGCGGAGTCCGAGGTCAGCAGGAAGCGGGTGCCCATCCCGATCCCGGCGGCGCCGTACGACAAGGCCGCAGCCAATCCGCGCCCGTCGAAGAAGCCACCCGCCGCGATCACCGGGATCGAATGACCTGCGGCAGCCAGCCCGTCCAGGACGGAGGGCAGCAGCAATGTCGTCGGAGTCGAACCCGTATGACCACCACCCTCGCCGCCCTGGATCATCACCGCGTCGGCGCCCCACGACGCGACCTTGATCGGCGTGCTTGGGCAGGCCCACGCTCGGGATCACGACGATGTCGTGTTCCTTCAGGCGAGCGATCAGTTCGGGCTTGGGCGCGAGCGCGAACGACGCCACCTTCACGCCGTGTTCGATCAACAACGAGCAGCGGTCGCCCGCGTCACCGGCATCGGCGCGCAGATTGACCCCGAACGGCGCAGACGTTCGTCCGCGAACCTCGACGATCGCCTTCTCCAACTCCGGCAACGTCATGGTCGCCGAGGCCAGGATGCCCGAGCCCGCCGGCATTCGCGGTGGCGGAGACCAGTCGTGGCCCGGCCACCCAGCCCATCCCCGTCTGCACGACCGGGTGTCGTACGCCCGCCAATTCCGTCAAAGCAGTCGACAATCGCTGCTCAATCATTGGGGACCTCCTTGAAGCGCAGCCCCTTCGGGTCGAGCATCTCGCGGATGAGTACGAGCTCGTCCACGGCGCGGCGCCGCGGGTCTCGGGCACGGAGGCCGGGCAGGTGGATCTCGAAGCCGGACGCCTCCTGCACCTCCGAGACGGTCACCCCCGGATGCACCGACAGCAACTGCACGGTGTCGTCAGGGCCGTTGACGTCGAACACGCCCAGGTTGGTGACGATCCGGTGGATGTCGTTGAACTCCGAGGCGCCGCGGCCGGCCGCGCGCGCCCGCGCAGGCCCGACGCCCGAGACGATGTCGACCGCCTCCACGAAGACCCGAGGCGATTGCCGCGGCACCCAGTAGGAGGTCCGGTTGTTGACCGTGTTGCCCGGTGCGCCGCGCGACCCCAGCAGTTGCCGCTTGGGTTGGGTGAAGGAGCCG of the Nocardioides sp. genome contains:
- a CDS encoding ATP-binding cassette domain-containing protein, with the translated sequence MIDLQGVSVSFGRTEVLREVDLDLAAGVHGLLGPNGAGKSTLIRVLATTLRHDGGTVEVLGHSFTDAAGVRKVREQLGYLPQTLGFYRGFTAREYVEYVAWLRRMPSSEIPLAADRALSRVDLADRADTKLRKLSGGMQRRVGVAQAIVNDPRLLLLDEPTVGLDPEQRVGFRELLRELGSDTCVVVSTHLVEDVAHACDTVTIMDEGRVVERTDPHALAARGLDSESAGDSAVERGYTATLRTSRAIR
- a CDS encoding RNA polymerase sigma factor: MSDYQSDGDLLRLIARGDEGAFDELWSRHASTLLLRLKRRAPDDAADLLQETFLAAWRNAASFKGEDAGGWLWTIASRRLIDLHRRSANRAVPSDSAPQATSASSEDEALAGMVDPRLTLALDNLSPELIATLQATVIDGLSTRDAAVLLGVAEGTVKSRVSRARGSLREWLAHPNRLQEES
- a CDS encoding DinB family protein, with amino-acid sequence MNWLVADERTTLRALVDDQRNAIADLLDGLTEEEARASLVPSLTTVLGVVKHASFVENVWFAHRIGGSSRESLGLPETVDESFLLTADDTIDSVRARFLATCERSRQIEAQRSLDEIFDWRGTPVSLRWIQGHMVRELARHAGHGDILVEQLRARRAT
- a CDS encoding nitronate monooxygenase, whose amino-acid sequence is MIEQRLSTALTELAGVRHPVVQTGMGWVAGPRLVSATANAGGLGHPGLGDHDVAGVGEGDRRGSRTNVCAVRGQSARRCR
- a CDS encoding CoA-transferase; translation: MNLDEFARAEVCACAVADAFAEDGEIFGSPMGIMPMLGARLAKLTSNPDLVISDGESLFLAGTPPLFARADVVEGWIPFRRVFDVVAYGKRHVMMGATQIDKHGNQNISAIGSFTQPKRQLLGSRGAPGNTVNNRTSYWVPRQSPRVFVEAVDIVSGVGPARARAAGRGASEFNDIHRIVTNLGVFDVNGPDDTVQLLSVHPGVTVSEVQEASGFEIHLPGLRARDPRRRAVDELVLIREMLDPKGLRFKEVPND